The DNA sequence ATCTTGAGATTGCCAAGGCAATCTCATCCATTAAGTCCTCAGCATCAAGTAACACACACCGAGTGTCATGAAGCCACAGTTGCTGCATCTTGTAATCGAGAGGGTAgtgctgcattgctttcacaCTATCAAAAAGAACCTGAACTTTCAGCAGGGTCCTTTCCAGCTTCTTCAGCTCTTCGTCAGCACCAAGTATAACAAATAGCTCCTTCTTAACAAGCTGCAAGGTGGCCGAGACAGTGCTCGAGAAAAAGCCGAGCTCCATGATCGCATCCATGATCAGAGCGGTAGGAGAACAGAAGCTAGACGAGAGAAGAAAAGTGTGTAAGACAACATTATCCATTCAATCAGTAACAGagttatcaaattaaaatttatcaagAAGCTCAAACAGGGAGCCAAGTCAACAAATCCAATCAAACCAAGATTCCAAGAACACGCACTGAGGACTGACTAAGGGAAAGAATCGAGGCATTACCTTCGGCGAGGGGAGAGTAACGGACGACGGAAGCTGGCGAAGAACGCTGGCGACGGAGGACGACGGGCGAAGAGCCGCGTAGCAGGACCTGGAGATTCTGGCTTTGGCGAACTTGTGGCGGGCCTTCGAGCACGACGAACCAGGTGGCAATCGCGCGACCGGCGGCGACAGTTAGACGAACGGACGGCAACAATAAGTGGGTGGTGGGGGAGGCCACTGTAACTAGGGTTTCTTTTTTGATTTGGAGGGAAAACTGGAAACACTTCCTTTCATAGTTGTCAgaacaataaatattttaaaatatcaaaagtttaaaattaaaatttaaaatatatatttttattaacattttaaaatatcaaattattttaaaataatatagaatataaacaataaatattttattatttttattctatcataaatatttttattttatttttatattaaaataattattatttttaaattttaataatttattaattaatttatatcttttatacTATTATATGCTACaagtattaattaaaaaataatattaatagatattaaataattataaaaaataaatgagtttataattattattaaataaaaatataattaatttaagaatgagtgagttataattaaaattaaaataaattaaataaaaataaactatttgATGAAAGtatctatatttattataatttacattaaattaaatagaaaatatagTAGTTTAGTGGTTGTGGAGCCTTTTGGTTTCATTGAGGGCAAGGATTCGAACCTTACTTcaaacattttgaaaatattttctcCCAAGCAGTTCGGTCGGACCGTCTCACCGGTATAGGGTCCGATTCATCGATTTTCCGATCGAACCTGCTGGTCCGGTCTGATTTTTACAACTATGCTTCCTTTGAAGACTCAGGAGAGAATGAGGACACGAGGACCGTGCATCACCAAGTCACTGACCATGTTCAACGACTCGCACCCGATTTTTGGATAGGCAGTTTCATATGATAAACCGAACCGTAATTACTTTCCATTCACGGTCGGATCAGTCTGGTCGGCCAAACAATCTGATTTTCAGAACCCTGATATCCACATGACTTTTACACATTTTAAacatttttcttgtattttcgAACCATCAATTCATTCTGACATTCTGAGCTAATATAGGTCTTcacgacaaaaaaaaaaggctcTTAGTAATTAGTAATTACACACATTATTGTAGCAACACTTTCTAAATTATTGTATATTTGTATGAGCCTATGAGGAACATTATTTCTCTCTTTAATAACAAAATGTATACTCGCACGGCGCAAATTAAAAGCTCAATTACGGTAGAGCGTGGCATTCTACACTAGATTCCAACAATCAAAATTATTTGATGTTTGTTCTTTTAGATAGTACTAAGTATCGAGATAGTAGAGTGTGGCATAAcatgataaacaaaaataaataaataaaatagaggCTGGTTCACCCGATAAgcaaaacatgaaaaattattaACAACGTTGGCGACAAAGAGATCATGACAAGCTCCCAATGTTGTGTCAGAAACTCGGAATAATTATTTATAGGGTAATGATATTTGAGGAATGCAGATACAGACACACAGAATCAGAGCAAGGAGGAAATCAGGGGAGAATGAATAAATGATCCACGCAGCACTTAAATGAGAGGGTTCAAATACGGCAACCGAATCTAGTTAATTCACAAACTTACTATAATTTGAGTAAGTCATATCTCAAATACCCTGAAAAGTTGAACCAACTATATATACCTCACGAGCTCCAGATGTGagtctaaaaaaaatttgattaacaTTCACAACATTTTAGAATGAACTGGCCAAACCCTACAACCATGCATCATGGCATCAATCGCCAAAGCCTAAGGCCAAAATACCTGCAATAGAGAAATACACATTTAATTTAAGTTAATGACAAATATATGCGAAAGCAAGTCATGAATGAAAGACGGTAGTTCATCAAAGTTCAAACCTGGAAAATTAGAAGGATGAGGTTCCTAGTGCTATTGAAGAGTATCCAGCAGCCTGTCTCTCTTTCAAAGTTGAGGACAACCAGTCCAAGCCCTCATAAAGGCCATCTCCCCTAAGCGCGCAAGTGCCTTGTATGTGCCATTTTCTATTCCTGAGGTCAAAGAGACCTAATCCTTCACATACCTCCCTTGGTGTCATTGCTCCTCTCTGaacaattaaaataagatattcaCAATTATAAACTCACTTTGAGAAAAAAGGCAAAACCCCATAAATTGTTGGAGTTCGGCAAAACCCCATAAATTGTTGGAGTTCAACAGGAACAGTAGTCTAAGATTATATGAAACTGATAAATGTATAGATGTGCAGGTCGATTTCAATGAAAGTGAAGAAATTAACGAGACTACAGATACTGGGATAAGAAGGGTTTGATGGAGTCGTATACACTATCAATGCTAACAGTCTTTACATAAGAAAACTTACAAAAGGATAACCCACCATGCCAAATATCTTAGGAGATCAGATTAGTTTGGCCCCACATtcaaatcaaaaaaaattttggaaatGATTTTAGAGCCAAACCCTTCACAGAGTGACTAATTTGAACTATTTTTACTTTCACTAATACCAGTAAATGAAGAAGACTACTATACTTGCAACAGTGATATATGAATTAATTACATTGTGCACATGCCAATATAGAACAATCTGCTAACCACTATagcataattattattattgactatCAACAAACTCGACCAATTTAAACGCTTTGGTTCTAACTTATCTTTACTTCTTTTACCCTTAAATGTTGGGTCATTCGGCCTAAAGACCATAGCTTAATAAGTAACAAAGACATACCAGATCCTGTTTGTTGGCAAACACCAAGATGACACTGTTGAGCATAAATGGGTCATTTATGATTGTCTGCAAGTAATCCATGGATCAATTCAAATTCTAGTTGGAATAACATTGTGTGTATGgtattggattttatttttatcaccTGAAATTCCTGCTTTGCTTTCCCAAGTCTCTCTCGGTCAAGACTGTCGACAACATATATCTGCATAAACATGCACATATCAGTATCACACTTTAAACCCCTAGCTTGCTTGTCAGTCCTCTTCCATAAATGTAACAGAAAGTAACATTTCACAAGAGAAACCAAATGGAACACGAACGTAAACTAATCCTTACCAGACCATCTGTGTTGTTAAAATAGTGCCTCCAAAGTGCCCTTAATTTCTCTTGACCTCCGACATCCCAAACTGTGAATACAACATTTTTATACTGAACCTTCTCCACATTGAAACCTGCAAAGCCATGCAAAATTATAAGTCCAAAATAATGTATAGATTATTATTAAACTGAAATCTTCAAACATGCTTCCATCCATTCAATTCACATATACATACTAATAGTTATCATCCCTACCAATAGTGATTGCAACAAAATCTAGTTTATACTGAAACCAGCCAGCTCCAttaccaaaagaaaaaaaattcaccaAACATTTTTTTACCCAAAAAAATTCACATATACATGCTACCTGAAGCAGTAGATAAGATATAAATAACATTGAAGAAGCTTAACACTGTTTGCCTATAAAAAACACACATTTTTTTACCTTTAGCAACTACCGAGTAGATGCAAGAGGACCAAACAACAAATTCAATTTATATTCAAcaaaaaggaataataataaggatcctatTAATACAGGAAAACGCACCAATTGTAGGAACAGTTGATAGAACTTCTCCAATGTGCAGCTTGTAGAGTATAGTTGTTTTTCCAGCAGCATCAAGACCAAGCATCACAACCTGAATCGGATCAATGGAATTCAGaggaaaatgagaaaaaataaataaataagagtaGCATGTAACAAGAAACCAAACATAATCACGATTCGTATTGCGCGCAAATTGTAATATAAATAAATCATCCAAAATTGAAAATGATCATGATGACCGCAAACCAAACATATTTGTTAACAACCTGAAAGGCAAGCTATATTAATTAAATGAAGAAATATCAATCATCAATCatgataataattattattatatggaaggtaataaaaaatagtagagAATGAGGAGAATTAGGGTACCCGCATCTCAGTGTTGCCAAAGAAGGAATCAAACAGTTTACGAAACGTTTGACCCATGCCGGCGGCGAGATCAAATCCTAACTATGGACGAAGAAGCGAATCGAATCGAAAGAAGAATTAGCGATCTGAGAAGAAGGAACCAATACGAAGAAAGGAGGGAAAGAAAAAACAGCGTTGGTTTGGGTAAGCTGGGTTTGCTTTGTTTCTAAGCACTTTCGTAATTCCTTTTATTCCTTCTTCCCTTCCTTCCTTTTCCCCTTTCTGTGT is a window from the Arachis stenosperma cultivar V10309 chromosome 3, arast.V10309.gnm1.PFL2, whole genome shotgun sequence genome containing:
- the LOC130969444 gene encoding uncharacterized protein LOC130969444 isoform X2 is translated as MLGLDAAGKTTILYKLHIGEVLSTVPTIGFNVEKVQYKNVVFTVWDVGGQEKLRALWRHYFNNTDGLIYVVDSLDRERLGKAKQEFQTIINDPFMLNSVILVFANKQDLRGAMTPREVCEGLGLFDLRNRKWHIQGTCALRGDGLYEGLDWLSSTLKERQAAGYSSIALGTSSF
- the LOC130969444 gene encoding uncharacterized protein LOC130969444 isoform X1, whose protein sequence is MGQTFRKLFDSFFGNTEMRVVMLGLDAAGKTTILYKLHIGEVLSTVPTIGFNVEKVQYKNVVFTVWDVGGQEKLRALWRHYFNNTDGLIYVVDSLDRERLGKAKQEFQTIINDPFMLNSVILVFANKQDLRGAMTPREVCEGLGLFDLRNRKWHIQGTCALRGDGLYEGLDWLSSTLKERQAAGYSSIALGTSSF